From Proteiniborus ethanoligenes, a single genomic window includes:
- the hfq gene encoding RNA chaperone Hfq — MNLQDVFLNKVRKENTVITIFLLNGYQLKGQVKGFDNYTIVLDSDGKQNLIYKHAISTIIPSKSISFMNKSSDSFE; from the coding sequence ATGAATTTGCAAGATGTTTTTTTAAACAAAGTAAGAAAAGAAAATACTGTTATTACAATTTTTTTATTAAATGGTTATCAACTAAAAGGCCAGGTGAAAGGCTTTGACAATTATACAATAGTTTTAGATAGTGATGGTAAACAAAATTTAATATACAAGCATGCTATCTCAACTATTATACCAAGTAAATCTATCAGTTTTATGAATAAAAGCAGTGATAGCTTTGAATAG
- the miaA gene encoding tRNA (adenosine(37)-N6)-dimethylallyltransferase MiaA, with amino-acid sequence MNEMKPPLIIITGPTAVGKTSISIEIAKKLNGEIISADSMQIYRYMDIGTAKISRSEMEGIPHYLIDEISPDENFSVSDFQLNASKYITAILAKGKLPIIVGGTGLYINSLLYDLDFSQAVSNWELRDNLFMKAKQYGNEWIYNELKKIDIESANRIHINDTKRIIRALEIFHETGKPMSHFYKDFRKENHKYNIVFIGLTMDRKLLYERINKRIDLMIQKGLIEEVKSLLHMGYSENLVSMQGLGYKEIIQFLNGKCSLDEAVEILKRDSRRFAKRQLTWFRREKNINWIDVHDFDNKDNLIEHIVEYIKEKIN; translated from the coding sequence ATGAATGAAATGAAACCACCTCTAATCATAATAACTGGTCCAACTGCTGTTGGGAAAACTAGTATATCTATAGAGATAGCGAAAAAATTAAATGGAGAAATTATTTCGGCAGACTCAATGCAGATTTACAGATATATGGATATTGGAACTGCAAAGATTTCAAGGAGTGAAATGGAAGGGATTCCCCACTATCTAATAGATGAAATAAGTCCAGATGAAAATTTTTCTGTTTCAGATTTTCAGTTGAATGCAAGTAAATATATAACTGCAATATTAGCTAAGGGAAAGTTGCCTATAATAGTGGGGGGAACAGGATTATATATTAACTCTTTGCTCTATGATTTAGATTTTAGTCAAGCTGTTTCAAACTGGGAATTAAGAGATAATCTTTTTATGAAAGCAAAGCAATACGGCAATGAATGGATTTATAATGAGCTGAAAAAAATAGACATTGAATCAGCAAATAGAATACATATTAATGATACTAAAAGGATTATTAGAGCTTTAGAGATATTTCATGAAACGGGAAAACCAATGTCACATTTCTATAAAGACTTTAGAAAAGAAAACCACAAGTATAATATAGTATTTATTGGCCTTACTATGGATAGGAAACTGCTATACGAAAGAATTAATAAGCGAATAGACTTAATGATTCAAAAAGGGTTAATTGAAGAAGTCAAAAGTCTATTACATATGGGTTATAGTGAAAATCTAGTATCAATGCAGGGATTAGGATACAAAGAGATTATACAATTTCTAAATGGAAAGTGCAGCTTAGATGAAGCTGTTGAAATACTCAAAAGAGATTCAAGAAGATTTGCAAAGAGACAATTAACCTGGTTTAGAAGAGAAAAAAATATTAATTGGATAGATGTTCATGATTTTGATAATAAGGATAATTTAATTGAACATATTGTTGAATACATAAAGGAAAAAATTAATTAA
- the mutL gene encoding DNA mismatch repair endonuclease MutL, whose protein sequence is MNNQIKLLDNSTINKIAAGEVIERPASVIKELIENSIDALSSFITIEIKDGGKNYIRVTDNGIGISPKYIELAFLRHSTSKINGVDDLQSLSTLGFRGEALPSIASVSQLELITRTKDNIGGVRISINGGQIIEKNEIGCPIGTTIILKNLFFNVPVRQKFLKSDAAEASNVSDIVYKLALGNPGIKFKFIKDNKVILNTPGNEDIKSTAYSLLGKEFVSSMFDIEYSGDDIKINGLVCKPSFTRGNRNHQYTYVNGRYIKNEDITEIIEDLYKTLIPINRFPVYIIYINISPELIDVNVHPTKTEIRFSNKEALKKILSNAIKSTFFNNTLIPTVTLPTKNKTEDNLQEKQESFLDSVNVEKTQIYQQEQYLHDIERKPSCKHNKSISENVDVDASSIIRILDLSVNETEESLYYENSDRDEAVENNTSIPELRIIGTLFDTYILAEDKINKNLYMIDQHAAHERIMYEKIKHQLELDKVYMQQLITPQIINMSHGEMQLFKENINIFMKLGFDIEEFGFNSVAIRSVPLVFGVPDAKNLFLDILDNLMDEIKTSYDIRLDKIMKMACSSAIKAGYNMKEVEIDILLNDLRNADQPYTCPHGRPVIIKISKYEIEKRFKRVQ, encoded by the coding sequence ATGAACAATCAAATTAAACTTTTAGATAACAGTACAATAAATAAAATTGCTGCAGGAGAGGTAATAGAAAGACCTGCATCAGTAATTAAGGAGCTTATAGAAAATTCAATAGATGCTCTGTCGTCTTTTATTACAATAGAAATAAAAGATGGTGGGAAAAACTACATCAGAGTAACAGACAATGGCATAGGTATTAGTCCAAAATACATTGAGCTAGCTTTTTTGAGACATTCAACTAGTAAGATTAATGGTGTAGATGATTTACAATCTTTATCAACACTTGGATTTAGAGGAGAAGCCTTACCTAGTATTGCTTCAGTGTCTCAGCTGGAGCTCATTACCCGAACAAAAGATAATATTGGAGGAGTACGTATTTCTATCAATGGTGGACAAATAATAGAAAAAAACGAGATTGGATGTCCAATAGGTACTACTATAATTTTAAAAAATTTATTTTTCAATGTGCCAGTAAGACAAAAGTTTCTTAAAAGTGATGCTGCAGAAGCCTCTAATGTTAGTGATATAGTATATAAATTAGCTTTGGGTAATCCTGGAATTAAGTTTAAGTTTATAAAAGATAATAAAGTAATTTTAAACACTCCAGGAAATGAAGATATTAAATCTACAGCTTATAGTCTTTTAGGAAAAGAATTTGTAAGCTCTATGTTTGATATTGAATATTCTGGAGATGATATAAAGATAAATGGTTTAGTTTGTAAGCCTTCATTTACTCGTGGCAATAGAAACCATCAATATACTTATGTCAATGGGAGATATATAAAAAATGAAGATATAACAGAAATCATAGAAGATTTATATAAAACTCTTATTCCAATTAACCGGTTCCCAGTATATATAATTTATATAAATATCAGCCCTGAGTTAATAGATGTTAATGTGCATCCTACTAAAACAGAAATAAGGTTTTCTAATAAAGAAGCTCTTAAGAAAATATTATCTAATGCTATAAAAAGTACTTTTTTCAATAATACTTTAATACCAACGGTTACTTTACCAACAAAAAACAAGACAGAGGACAATTTACAAGAAAAACAGGAATCATTTCTAGACTCTGTTAATGTAGAAAAAACACAAATTTATCAACAAGAACAGTATTTACATGATATAGAAAGAAAGCCTAGTTGTAAACACAATAAGTCTATATCAGAAAATGTAGATGTCGATGCAAGTAGTATCATCAGGATTCTGGACTTAAGTGTAAATGAAACAGAAGAGAGTCTTTATTATGAAAATTCCGATAGAGATGAAGCAGTAGAAAATAATACTTCAATACCAGAATTAAGAATTATAGGTACATTATTCGATACTTATATTTTAGCTGAGGATAAAATCAATAAAAATTTATATATGATTGATCAACATGCTGCACATGAAAGAATAATGTATGAAAAAATAAAGCATCAGCTTGAGCTAGATAAAGTATATATGCAACAATTGATTACGCCCCAAATTATCAATATGTCTCATGGTGAGATGCAATTGTTTAAAGAAAACATCAATATATTTATGAAATTAGGATTTGATATAGAAGAGTTTGGATTTAATTCAGTTGCTATTCGAAGTGTACCACTAGTATTTGGTGTTCCTGATGCAAAAAACCTATTCTTAGATATTTTAGATAATTTAATGGATGAAATAAAAACCAGCTATGATATAAGACTCGATAAGATCATGAAAATGGCTTGTTCAAGTGCAATAAAGGCAGGTTATAACATGAAGGAAGTAGAAATTGATATCTTGCTAAATGATTTAAGAAACGCTGATCAGCCATATACCTGTCCTCATGGTAGACCAGTGATTATCAAAATATCTAAATATGAAATAGAAAAAAGATTTAAGAGAGTACAGTAA